One region of Zingiber officinale cultivar Zhangliang chromosome 7B, Zo_v1.1, whole genome shotgun sequence genomic DNA includes:
- the LOC122005548 gene encoding tubulin alpha-5 chain-like: MREIISVHIGQAGIQVGNACWELYCLEHGIQPDGMMPSDTSIGVATDAFNTFFSETSAGKHVPRAIFVDLEPTVIDEVRTGAYRQLFHPEQLISGKEDAANNFARGHYTVGKEIVDLCLDRVRKLADNCTGLQGFLVFNAVGGGTGSGLGSLLLERLSVDYGKKSKLGFTIYPSPQVSTAVVEPYNSVLSTHSLLEHTDVAVLLDNEAIYDICRRSLDIERPTYTNLNRLISQVISSLTTSLRFDGAINVDVTEFQTNLVPYPRIHFMLSSYAPVISAEKAYHEQLSVPEITNAVFEPSNMMAKCDPRHGKYMACCLMYRGDVVPKDVNAAVATIKTKRTVQFVDWCPTGFKCGINYQAPTVVPGGDLAKVQRAVCMISNNTAVAEVFSRIDHKFDLMYSKRAFVHWYVGEGMEEGEFSEAREDLAALEKDYEEVGAEGGDEDEEPEDF, encoded by the exons atgagggaGATCATAAGCGTCCACATTGGTCAGGCCGGCATCCAGGTCGGCAATGCTTGCTGGGAGCTCTACTGCCTCGAGCACGGCATCCAGCCCGATGGCATGATGCCGAG CGATACTTCAATAGGAGTTGCAACAGATGCTTTTAATACCTTCTTCAGTGAAACCAGTGCTGGTAAGCATGTTCCAAGGGCCATATTTGTAGATCTGGAGCCCACAGTGATTGATGAAGTGAGGACGGGAGCCTATCGTCAGCTCTTCCACCCAGAGCAACTCATCTCTGGGAAGGAGGATGCTGCAAATAACTTTGCTCGGGGCCACTACACAG TTGGCAAGGAAATTGTTGATCTCTGCCTTGATCGAGTTCGGAAATTAGCAGACAATTGCACTGGTTTGCAAGGATTTTTGGTTTTCAATGCTGTTGGTGGTGGAACTGGATCTGGTTTAGGTTCTTTGCTGCTTGAACGCTTGTCCGTGGATTATGGGAAGAAGTCAAAGCTTGGTTTCACCATTTATCCATCTCCTCAG GTTTCAACTGCAGTTGTAGAGCCATATAACAGTGTGCTTTCTACTCATTCCTTGCTTGAACACACTGATGTCGCAGTTCTGCTAGACAATGAAGCGATTTATGATATCTGCAGGAGATCACTAGATATTGAGAGGCCAACTTACACCAACTTGAACCGGTTGATTTCTCAGGTCATATCCTCTTTAACTACTTCTCTGAGATTTGACGGAGCTATTAACGTGGATGTTACTGAGTTCCAGACCAATCTAGTGCCCTATCCTAGAATCCACTTTATGCTCTCCTCCTATGCACCCGTCATCTCTGCTGAAAAAGCATACCATGAGCAACTCTCTGTCCCTGAAATTACAAATGCAGTGTTTGAGCCATCAAACATGATGGCAAAATGTGACCCCAGGCATGGCAAATACATGGCTTGTTGTTTGATGTACCGTGGTGACGTTGTGCCCAAGGATGTGAATGCTGCTGTTGCAACCATCAAGACGAAGAGAACTGTCCAATTTGTCGACTG GTGCCCTACCGGTTTCAAGTGTGGAATTAACTATCAGGCACCAACTGTGGTTCCTGGAGGTGATTTAGCTAAGGTGCAACGTGCTGTATGCATGATCAGCAATAACACTGCTGTGGCTGAGGTGTTCTCAAGGATTGATCACAAGTTTGATCTGATGTACTCCAAGCGAGCGTTTGTCCATTGGTACGTTGGCGAAGGCATGGAAGAAGGGGAGTTCTCCGAGGCTCGGGAGGATTTGGCTGCTCTTGAGAAGGACTATGAGGAAGTTGGAGCAGAGGGTGGAGACGAGGATGAGGAACCAGAAGACTTTTAA
- the LOC122005549 gene encoding putative disease resistance protein RGA3: MTPFMLKALVWFADNFLGSLVGKVADYAVQQFGVQHGLQDDIDKLQSSSEKSRLIIHQVEKLRIQDEGVKARLKELLMQLKDAAYDADDLLDEFQYQVLMKQVEQEENESTSFSLPSSSTALPATKKPRISVPTIADLISSSRDKDRVQKIKERIENITGDINQLIPLFPLSDLENQQQLISSTSRTTSSVLVETEVFGRDKYLNELKDLLLNASDGAGSSNISIPVLAIAGIGGIGKTTLAQQVYNDEAIQEHFQLKIWVCVSGNFSVERLTKEIIESATRKKCELTNLDALHVILNENITSKKFLLVLDDVWNEDSSKWEKFYAPLKNGAKGSKILVTTRSTTIAGMVGAVDPIHLYGLEAESFWAFFKKCVFGSQNNGDHPPDLETIAKTIAERLNGLPLAAKTVGGLLKVNMEKSHWETIMKSEIWQLPQNESDVLPVLQLSYQCLPAHLKRCFAFCSLFHKDYVFDKEELVRIWIAEGFVIPQGKERMEDVGSSYFEDLVSRSFFQKSTTRSYVMHDLIHDLAQLVSDGECYLLENGNTQEVSSLVRHLSVWPPASKPAYQLERKLLVLSGNNKWRSLIWKGNYYYNNWRSLIWNDNYYNNNNPTLKDLWRSLKYIRVLILQRSGIVELPEDVGELRHLRYLDLSFNYEMIRLPDSLCRLHNLQVLQLYECPIQSFPQGMSKLINLRYIDFRDMTLISKIYRIGRLTSLQQLNTFKVQNHPGHKLEELSGLTQLHGSLRISNLENVGSKEEANAGKLHNKVFIDSLTLEWMPNQDDSSEGNQLLILEELLKDLKWHPTLKELEISGYSWAAWDENYSWAKDIKLFPSVLQELHVFYCPKLKRLPPLPPSLVDLQLLQSGLTKLPNIWEEIDGSGHCKVATLKHLYIRCPYLTSLEDGLLSQNLPCLEYLILEDCKELMWLPMEKLKVFASLKEMRIWNCPKLLTMTHDLNDFLILPQSLKKLTLSNCGDLDKLLPRCLHNLTSLAHLEIGECPHLRSLPKEPLLHLKQLEYVKIHGCDELRSMEGLGVLKSLKNLIILECPNLLINGRDEHGKEEEEEEQGLLSLREICVDNTALLKIPPLRNALPSIHRLQIESSVEEVMFEGEEQELLRRLTVLRILMFSYCKELQYLPKELCTLPSLELLSISSCPEIESLPETGLPTSLTDLRCQCVNPMLKQQIQEKIKELTSSGRYRSVNERL; encoded by the coding sequence ATGACGCCGTTCATGCTTAAAGCCTTGGTCTGGTTCGCTGACAATTTCCTCGGGAGCTTGGTTGGGAAGGTCGCTGATTACGCAGTTCAACAGTTCGGAGTGCAGCATGGACTTCAAGATGACATCGACAAGCTACAGAGTTCTTCTGAAAAATCCAGACTAATCATCCACCAAGTTGAGAAGTTGCGGATCCAAGATGAGGGTGTCAAAGCGCGATTGAAGGAATTGTTGATGCAACTCAAAGATGCAGCTTATGATGCTGACGATTTGCTCGATGAGTTTCAATATCAAGTTCTGATGAAGCAGGTGGAGCAAGAAGAAAATGAGTCAACTAGCTTCTCGTTGCCATCTTCTTCGACTGCTCTGCCTGCAACGAAAAAGCCAAGAATCTCAGTCCCTACTATTGCAGATCTGATTTCTAGTAGCAGAGACAAAGATAGAGTGCAAAAAATCAAAGAAAGGATAGAAAACATCACTGGTGATATAAATCAACTCATTCCTTTGTTTCCTTTGTCTGATTTAGAAAACCAACAACAACTGATTTCATCGACCAGCCGGACTACAAGCTCCGTTCTGGTTGAAACCGAAGTATTTGGAAGAGACAAATATCTAAACGAACTCAAGGATTTGTTGTTGAACGCCTCAGATGGAGCAGGATCTAGCAACATCAGCATCCCTGTGTTAGCTATTGCTGGTATCGGAGGGATCGGCAAGACTACTCTTGCTCAACAAGTATACAATGATGAAGCCATTCAAGAACATTTTCAGCTAAAGATTTGGGTCTGTGTATCTGGAAATTTCTCTGTCGAGAGACTCACCAAAGAGATTATAGAGTCTGCAACCCGAAAAAAATGTGAGCTTACAAATTTAGATGCGTTGCATGTGATTCTTAACGAAAACATAACATCAAAGAAGTTTTTGCTTGTGCTTGATGATGTGTGGAACGAGGATAGTAGCAAATGGGAGAAATTCTATGCACCGTTGAAAAATGGAGCGAAGGGCAGTAAGATCCTAGTAACAACTCGTTCTACTACAATTGCAGGCATGGTTGGTGCTGTGGATCCAATCCATCTCTATGGTTTGGAGGCTGAGAGCTTCTGGGCATTCTTCAAGAAATGTGTATTTGGCTCGCAAAACAATGGTGACCATCCACCTGATCTCGAAACCATAGCCAAGACAATTGCCGAAAGGTTGAATGGTTTACCACTTGCAGCAAAGACGGTTGGAGGATTATTGAAGGTTAACATGGAAAAGAGTCATTGGGAAACTATTATGAAAAGTGAAATCTGGCAACTTCCGCAAAATGAGAGTGACGTTCTGCCGGTCCTCCAGTTGAGCTATCAATGCCTTCCTGCGCATCTCAAACGCTGCTTCGCCTTTTGCTCACTTTTTCACAAAGATTATGTATTTGACAAAGAAGAGTTGGTAAGGATTTGGATAGCAGAAGGCTTTGTTATTCctcaaggaaaagagaggatggAGGATGTAGGGAGCAGCTACTTTGAAGATCTAGTTAGTAGATCTTTCTTTCAGAAATCAACAACACGTAGCTATGTGATGCATGATCTGATACATGATCTTGCACAGTTGGTGTCAGATGGTGAATGTTATCTGCTAGAGAATGGCAATACACAAGAGGTCTCTAGTCTGGTGCGTCATCTGTCAGTGTGGCCTCCTGCGAGTAAGCCTGCTTATCAACtggaaagaaaattactagtgcTCAGTGGTAATAACAAATGGCGGAGCCTAATTTGGAAAGGCAATTACTATTATAACAATTGGCGGAGCCTAATTTGGAATGACAATTACTATAATAACAACAATCCGACTCTGAAGGACTTATGGAGAAGTTTAAAATACATTCGTGTGTTGATTTTGCAGAGAAGTGGAATTGTTGAATTGCCTGAGGATGTTGGCGAACTTAGACACCTTCGCTATCTTGACTTATCCTTTAACTATGAAATGATAAGATTACCTGACTCATTATGTCGTCTTCACAATCTGCAGGTACTGCAACTGTATGAATGTCCAATACAGAGTTTTCCACAAGGGATGAGCAAGCTTATCAACTTGAGATACATTGATTTTCGAGATATGACATTAATATCAAAAATATACAGGATAGGGAGGCTAACTTCCCTTCAACAACTAAACACATTCAAGGTGCAGAATCATCCAGGACACAAACTCGAGGAACTAAGTGGTTTGACACAGCTCCATGGAAGTCTACGAATCTCTAATCTTGAAAATGTTGGGAGTAAAGAAGAAGCAAATGCGGGTAAACTGCACAACAAAGTGTTTATTGATAGCTTGACGTTAGAATGGATGCCCAACCAGGATGACAGCTCGGAGGGCAATCAATTACTCATCTTGGAAGAGCTGCTTAAAGATCTGAAATGGCATCCCACTCTGAAAGAATTGGAAATTTCTGGGTACTCTTGGGCAGCATGGGACGAGAATTACAGTTGGGCCAAGGACATAAAGTTGTTTCCATCCGTCTTGCAGGAACTTCACGTCTTCTATTGTCCCAAACTTAAGAGGTTGCCTCCCCTCCCTCCTTCGCTTGTAGATTTACAGCTATTACAATCCGGGTTGACGAAACTTCCAAATATTTGGGAAGAAATCGATGGAAGTGGCCATTGTAAGGTTGCTACTCTTAAACATTTGTATATACGTTGCCCATATCTTACGAGTTTGGAAGATGGGTTGCTGTCTCAGAATCTTCCGTGCCTTGAGTATCTCATATTAGAGGATTGTAAAGAACTGATGTGGCTTCCCATGGAGAAACTTAAGGTATTTGCCTCCCTAAAGGAAATGCGAATATGGAATTGCCCCAAGCTCCTAACGATGACGCATGACCTTAATGACTTCCTCATCCTCCCGCAATCACTCAAGAAATTAACCTTGTCTAACTGTGGGGATCTTGACAAATTGTTGCCTCGTTGCCTGCACAACCTCACCTCGCTCGCTCATTTGGAAATAGGCGAATGTCCTCACTTACGTTCTCTTCCAAAGGAACCTCTGCTTCACTTGAAGCAACTGGAATATGTGAAAATCCATGGTTGTGATGAGCTGAGATCAATGGAAGGATTAGGAGTTCTGAAATCCCTCAAGAATTTGATTATTTTGGAATGCCCCAATCTTTTAATAAATGGAAGAGACGAGCatgggaaggaggaggaggaggaggagcagggTTTGTTATCGCTACGTGAAATATGCGTTGATAACACTGCGTTGCTTAAAATTCCCCCCCTGAGAAATGCACTGCCATCTATCCATAGACTCCAAATCGAAAGCTCAGTTGAGGAGGTGATGTTTGAGGGGGAGGAGCAGGAATTGTTGCGGAGGCTCACTGTTCTTAGAATCCTAATGTTTTCTTATTGCAAGGAACTACAGTATCTACCAAAGGAGTTGTGTACTCTTCCCTCCCTCGAGCTTTTATCCATTTCATCTTGTCCAGAGATTGAGTCACTGCCGGAGACAGGTCTGCCCACCTCCCTCACTGATTTAAGATGTCAGTGTGTAAATCCGATGCTAAAGCAACAAATTCAGGAGAAGATCAAGGAATTGACTAGCTCCGGTCGATATCGTTCTGTAAATGAAAGGCTTTGA